A region of Vigna radiata var. radiata cultivar VC1973A chromosome 6, Vradiata_ver6, whole genome shotgun sequence DNA encodes the following proteins:
- the LOC106764546 gene encoding uncharacterized protein LOC106764546 isoform X2 codes for MEAIQSWVSNHKLATLGGLWASGIGASLVANSRTRSPMKPSLRLIHARLHAQALTLAVLSGAAVYRYYEIRECGPKQQAHYPSPTVVQLVEGELQSPF; via the exons ATGGAGGCAATTCAATCATGGGTTTCAAACCACAAGCTAGCCACACTTG GGGGACTTTGGGCTTCTGGAATTGGGGCATCTCTTGTGGCTAATTCACGTACAAGGTCTCCAATGAAACCTAGTCTTAGACTCATCCATGCCAG ATTGCATGCGCAAGCTTTAACACTGGCAGTGTTGTCTGGTGCTGCGGTTTATCGATACTATGAGATTCGTGAATGTGGCCCAAAACAACAGGCCCACTATCCTTCCCCCACTGTGGTCCAGCTAGTTGAAGGGGAGCTCCAAAGTCCTTTCTAA
- the LOC106764087 gene encoding uncharacterized protein LOC106764087: protein MEANRRKRVVVVRRRKPLSDITNTSPPVPPEPHKANPSSSSSSALDNRASESSVVADATNLDDAPNPTSPSPPVPSTPSIRAPSLPTDSITPPSLRTVDAEASDDVEASEPVQSISVVYSLRRSSNKRKKDKGKAVAVPVSTTPNLKISDSREKNDEFEGLNLSKAKALTFPRAKKQRTLSSEKDAVKDHQLQEYIEKQNAYFKEIDEFELEVESGDE from the exons ATGGAAGctaatagaagaaaaagagtgGTTGTGGTTCGTCGCAGAAAGCCTCTCTCCGATATCACCAACACTTCTCCCCCCGTTCCGCCCGAACCTCACAAAGCtaacccttcttcttcttcttcttctgcgcTCGATAATCGTGCTTCTGAAAGCAGCGTTGTTGCCGACGCCACCAATCTTGATGATGCCCCAAACCCTACCTCTCCTTCACCGCCCGTTCCCTCCACACCATCTATCAGAGCCCCCTCTCTACCGACCGATTCAATCACTCCCCCTTCACTTC GGACTGTTGATGCTGAAGCTTCTGATGATGTCGAGGCTTCTGAGCCTGTTCAGTCTATTTCAGTAGTGTACAGCCTAAGACGTTCTtcgaataaaagaaagaaggatAAAGGGAAGGCAGTGGCTGTTCCTGTTAGTACCACGCCCAATTTGAAGATCTCTGATAGTCG CGAGAAAAATGATGAGTTTGAAGGTTTGAACCTATCCAAGGCCAAAGCATTGACTTTTCCTCGTGCAAAG AAACAGCGTACTTTGTCATCTGAAAAAGATGCAGTCAAGGATCACCAGCTTCAAGAATATATTGAAAAACAGAATGCTTACTTTAAAGAGATTGATGAATTTGAACTGGAGGTTGAATCTGGTGATGAATAG
- the LOC106764546 gene encoding uncharacterized protein LOC106764546 isoform X1 — translation MIGNVFLKFNYKEIIINWCLVVGGLWASGIGASLVANSRTRSPMKPSLRLIHARLHAQALTLAVLSGAAVYRYYEIRECGPKQQAHYPSPTVVQLVEGELQSPF, via the exons ATGATAGGTAATGTTTTCCTTAAATTCAATTACAAGGAAA ttataattaattGGTGTTTGGTTGTAGGGGGACTTTGGGCTTCTGGAATTGGGGCATCTCTTGTGGCTAATTCACGTACAAGGTCTCCAATGAAACCTAGTCTTAGACTCATCCATGCCAG ATTGCATGCGCAAGCTTTAACACTGGCAGTGTTGTCTGGTGCTGCGGTTTATCGATACTATGAGATTCGTGAATGTGGCCCAAAACAACAGGCCCACTATCCTTCCCCCACTGTGGTCCAGCTAGTTGAAGGGGAGCTCCAAAGTCCTTTCTAA
- the LOC106763814 gene encoding peroxidase P7-like, with protein sequence MIWYISCMKAPMASFYFLLLLLVGATTNTASGADLCTDFYSCTCPNLLTIVKKGVAQAIRKEPRMGASLLRLHFHDCFVNGCDASILLDDSSNFEGEKTAAANNQSARGFNVINDIKCSVEKECPKVVSCADILALAARDSVVYLGGPSWEVGLGRRDSTTASRKDANSNLPGPFLNLANLTNNFANQGLSVTDLVTLSGAHTIGLAQCKNFRAHIYNDSNVDPSYRKFLQSKCLRSGRDNTLEPLDHQTPIRFDNLYFQNLMSKKALLHSDQELFNGSSTDNLVKKYAANTAAFFEDFAKGMVKMSNIKPLTGSQGEIRINCGKIN encoded by the exons ATGATTTGGTATATCTCCTGTATGAAAGCTCCAATGGCCTCTTTCTACTTCCTCTTGCTTCTTCTTGTCGGTGCAACAACTAATACAGCTTCTGGTGCAGACCTATGTACAGACTTTTACTCCTGCACTTGCCCAAACTTGTTAACCATAGTCAAGAAAGGAGTGGCTCAAGCCATTAGAAAAGAACCACGCATGGGGGCTTCCTTACTCCGATTGCATTTCCATGACTGCTTTGTAAAC GGTTGTGATGCATCAATACTGTTGGATGATAGTAGCAACTTCGAAGGAGAGAAAACCGCAGCAGCTAACAACCAATCAGCCAGAGGATTCAATGTGATAAACGATATTAAGTGCAGTGTGGAGAAAGAGTGTCCCAAAGTGGTGTCCTGTGCGGATATTCTTGCTCTGGCAGCTCGAGATTCTGTTGTCTAT TTAGGAGGACCTTCTTGGGAAGTGGGGTTGGGGAGAAGAGATTCTACAACAGCAAGCAGAAAGGATGCTAATAGTAACCTTCCTGGGCCTTTCCTAAATCTAGCTAATCTCACAAACAATTTTGCTAATCAAGGCCTCTCTGTTACAGACTTGGTTACTCTTTCAG GGGCACATACCATTGGCCTGGCTCAGTGCAAAAATTTCCGAGCACACATCTACAATGACTCCAACGTTGATCCCTCCTACCGGAAGTTCCTGCAGAGCAAATGCCTAAGAAGTGGAAGGGACAATACACTGGAACCCCTTGACCACCAAACTCCAATCCGTTTCGACAATCTATACTTCCAGAATTTGATGAGTAAAAAAGCTCTTCTTCATTCCGATCAGGAGCTGTTCAATGGCAGTTCTACTGATAATCTGGTTAAAAAATACGCTGCCAATACTGCTGCATTCTTTGAAGACTTTGCCAAGGGCATGGTCAAAATGAGTAACATCAAGCCTCTCACAGGAAGCCAGGGAGAGATCAGAATCAATTGCGGgaaaatcaattaa